The nucleotide sequence TAGAAGTCTGTACCATTTCCCCAGGCGATTATGCTACCGATATCGCTTCTCGCCGTTATCACACCCCTGTAAACGAAGGTTCTCCTTATGCTGAAGTCTATGAAAAACAACTCCGTCTGATGAACGAGCACGTCGATAGTGGTGGCGACCCCAAAGAAATGGCAGACAAAATACTAAAAGTCATCAATACCAAACACCCAAAAGTGCATTACAAACAAGGTAGTTTCTTGCAGAAGTTCTCCATTGTCCTCAAACGACTCTTGCCGAGCAAATCCTACGAGAAAATGCTGATGAAACACTATCAATTAGGTGCAAATCGCACAGGCAATTAACCACTGCGTCACACACTTTGCCAAAGTTGAACAACATTAATTGTCAATTGTCAATTATCAATTATAAAATAACATTATGAAATTTTTTATCGATACAGCGAATTTATCGCAAATTCAAGAAGCCCAAGATTTGGGCGTGTTAGACGGCGTAACCACTAATCCGTCGTTAATGGCAAAAGAAGGTATCACCGGCAAAGAGGCGATACTAAAACATTATACTGATATCTGCACTATCGTAGAAGGCGATGTTTCTGCCGAAGTAATCGCCACCGATTTTGAAGGTATTGTGCGCGAAGGCGAAGAACTCGCTGCCCTTCATCCTCAAATCGTGGTAAAAGTACCAATGATAAAAGACGGTATCAAAGCCATTAAATATTTCACCGATAAGGGTATCCGTACCAACTGTACGCTGGTATTCTCAGCAGGACAGGCACTTTTGGCAGCCAAAGCAGGCGCTACTTATGTGTCGCCTTTCATCGGTAGACTCGACGATATCTCAACCGACGGACTTTCGCTCATCGAGGACATACGTCTCATTTACGATAACTATAACTTTGAGACACAAATCCTTGCTGCTTCTGTCCGTCACACAATGCACATACTCGAATGTGCTAAAATAGGTGCCGATGTCATTACTGCACCTCTTTCGGCTATCACAGGGCTTCTCAAACACCCTCTTACCGACAGTGGCTTAGCTCAATTCTTAGCTGATGCAAAGAAATTGGGATAATTAGCAATATACTTTTAATTATGTCTAAACTCCCAAAACTATATATCATAGCAGGGTGTAATGGAGCGGGAAAAACAACAGCTTCCTTTACTATTTTGCCCGAAATACTTGGCTGCAAAGAGTTTATCAATGCCGACGAAATCGCTAAGGGACTATCGCCTTTCCAGCCCGAAAGTGTGGCTATGCAAGCAGGGCGAATAATGCTCGCTCGTATGGACGAATTATTGCAAAAAGGAGAAACTTTTGCCTTCGAAACTACTTTGGCTACTAAAAGCTATAAGCAAAAAATAGAATGGGCACAAGCTAATGGCTATGAGGTTACGCTGTTGTTCTTTTGGTTAGACTCACCCAATATAGCTAAAGAACGGGTCGCCCAGCGAGTTGCTGAAGGAGGTCATAGTATTCCCTTAGAAACCATTGAAAGAAGATATTATAACGGCATTGCCAATCTCTTTACTATCTATATAGATATAGTAGATATTTGTTATATATTTGATAATTCAGAAGGGAGAAAGGAACTTATAGCTCAAAAGGAAAGGCATAAGGATATAGTAATTTATAACAACGACAAGTTTAACTTGATGAAAAATAATGATG is from Capnocytophaga ochracea DSM 7271 and encodes:
- a CDS encoding zeta toxin family protein; translation: MSKLPKLYIIAGCNGAGKTTASFTILPEILGCKEFINADEIAKGLSPFQPESVAMQAGRIMLARMDELLQKGETFAFETTLATKSYKQKIEWAQANGYEVTLLFFWLDSPNIAKERVAQRVAEGGHSIPLETIERRYYNGIANLFTIYIDIVDICYIFDNSEGRKELIAQKERHKDIVIYNNDKFNLMKNNDERGNN
- the fsa gene encoding fructose-6-phosphate aldolase, which gives rise to MKFFIDTANLSQIQEAQDLGVLDGVTTNPSLMAKEGITGKEAILKHYTDICTIVEGDVSAEVIATDFEGIVREGEELAALHPQIVVKVPMIKDGIKAIKYFTDKGIRTNCTLVFSAGQALLAAKAGATYVSPFIGRLDDISTDGLSLIEDIRLIYDNYNFETQILAASVRHTMHILECAKIGADVITAPLSAITGLLKHPLTDSGLAQFLADAKKLG